From one Lolium rigidum isolate FL_2022 chromosome 4, APGP_CSIRO_Lrig_0.1, whole genome shotgun sequence genomic stretch:
- the LOC124649965 gene encoding uncharacterized protein LOC124649965 isoform X1 yields the protein MAATPPPSPSLAPEIGPDGLARDSPVLAYTEKVIAEEQLQLKKYIQENYSKIRDVEKELENLTLEVKLTSGPKKAALEHLRKKIEVSTERIRLAKVKEDETKKAWEAAAQVVKEEEDAKQRLCDDLNRLVQESAASQYSRLEELKKRLECLNPVRASVDVCGINTAQQPTTNLVPQQPTSQNPANATAPASDASIGQQHQRPAEAERKRRPSNAGGRGRGGVMALPKGRGSSGSGWTGAGFET from the exons ATGGCAGCGACGCCGCCGCCTTCACCGTCGCTGGCGCCGGAGATCGGCCCCGACGGCCTCGCCCGAGACTCCCCTGTCCTTGCCTACACCGAGAAG GTCATTGCGGAGGAGCagctgcaactgaagaa ATACATCCAGGAAAATTATTCCAAAATTCGTGATGTTGAAAAGGAGCTAGAGAATCTTACTCTCGAAGTTAAATTGACATCTGGACCGAAGAAAGCAG CACTCGAGCATTTGCGGAAAAAGATTGAGGTGTCAACAGAGAGAATACGTTTAGCTAAGGTGAAAGAAGACGAGACAAAAAAG GCCTGGGAAGCTGCTGCACAAGTTGTTAAAGAGGAAGAGGATGCTAAGCAGAGGCTATGTGACGATCTGAACCGGCTG GTCCAAGAGAGTGCAGCTTCACAATATTCAAGACTGGAGGAGTTAAAGAAGCGTTTAGAATGCCTTAATCCTGTCAGGGCTTCTGTGGATGTTTGT GGTATTAATACTGCACAGCAGCCAACCACAAATCTGGTACCTCAGCAACCAACCTCACAAAATCCAGCGAATGCAACTGCCCCTGCAAGCGATGCCTCCATCGGACAACAGCACCAAAGACCTGCTGAGGCGGAAAGGAAGCGGAGACCATCGAAcgcaggaggaagaggaagaggcggTGTGATGGCTCTCCCCAAGGGGAGAGGAAGCTCTGGGTCAGGATGGACGGGTGCTGGGTTTGAGACATGA
- the LOC124649965 gene encoding uncharacterized protein LOC124649965 isoform X3 — MAATPPPSPSLAPEIGPDGLARDSPVLAYTEKVIAEEQLQLKKYIQENYSKIRDVEKELENLTLEVKLTSGPKKAALEHLRKKIEVSTERIRLAKVKEDETKKAWEAAAQVVKEEEDAKQRLCDDLNRLVQESAASQYSRLEELKKRLECLNPVRASVDVCPTTNLVPQQPTSQNPANATAPASDASIGQQHQRPAEAERKRRPSNAGGRGRGGVMALPKGRGSSGSGWTGAGFET, encoded by the exons ATGGCAGCGACGCCGCCGCCTTCACCGTCGCTGGCGCCGGAGATCGGCCCCGACGGCCTCGCCCGAGACTCCCCTGTCCTTGCCTACACCGAGAAG GTCATTGCGGAGGAGCagctgcaactgaagaa ATACATCCAGGAAAATTATTCCAAAATTCGTGATGTTGAAAAGGAGCTAGAGAATCTTACTCTCGAAGTTAAATTGACATCTGGACCGAAGAAAGCAG CACTCGAGCATTTGCGGAAAAAGATTGAGGTGTCAACAGAGAGAATACGTTTAGCTAAGGTGAAAGAAGACGAGACAAAAAAG GCCTGGGAAGCTGCTGCACAAGTTGTTAAAGAGGAAGAGGATGCTAAGCAGAGGCTATGTGACGATCTGAACCGGCTG GTCCAAGAGAGTGCAGCTTCACAATATTCAAGACTGGAGGAGTTAAAGAAGCGTTTAGAATGCCTTAATCCTGTCAGGGCTTCTGTGGATGTTTGT CCAACCACAAATCTGGTACCTCAGCAACCAACCTCACAAAATCCAGCGAATGCAACTGCCCCTGCAAGCGATGCCTCCATCGGACAACAGCACCAAAGACCTGCTGAGGCGGAAAGGAAGCGGAGACCATCGAAcgcaggaggaagaggaagaggcggTGTGATGGCTCTCCCCAAGGGGAGAGGAAGCTCTGGGTCAGGATGGACGGGTGCTGGGTTTGAGACATGA
- the LOC124649965 gene encoding uncharacterized protein LOC124649965 isoform X2 produces the protein MAATPPPSPSLAPEIGPDGLARDSPVLAYTEKVIAEEQLQLKKYIQENYSKIRDVEKELENLTLEVKLTSGPKKAALEHLRKKIEVSTERIRLAKVKEDETKKAWEAAAQVVKEEEDAKQRLCDDLNRLVQESAASQYSRLEELKKRLECLNPVRASVDVCQPTTNLVPQQPTSQNPANATAPASDASIGQQHQRPAEAERKRRPSNAGGRGRGGVMALPKGRGSSGSGWTGAGFET, from the exons ATGGCAGCGACGCCGCCGCCTTCACCGTCGCTGGCGCCGGAGATCGGCCCCGACGGCCTCGCCCGAGACTCCCCTGTCCTTGCCTACACCGAGAAG GTCATTGCGGAGGAGCagctgcaactgaagaa ATACATCCAGGAAAATTATTCCAAAATTCGTGATGTTGAAAAGGAGCTAGAGAATCTTACTCTCGAAGTTAAATTGACATCTGGACCGAAGAAAGCAG CACTCGAGCATTTGCGGAAAAAGATTGAGGTGTCAACAGAGAGAATACGTTTAGCTAAGGTGAAAGAAGACGAGACAAAAAAG GCCTGGGAAGCTGCTGCACAAGTTGTTAAAGAGGAAGAGGATGCTAAGCAGAGGCTATGTGACGATCTGAACCGGCTG GTCCAAGAGAGTGCAGCTTCACAATATTCAAGACTGGAGGAGTTAAAGAAGCGTTTAGAATGCCTTAATCCTGTCAGGGCTTCTGTGGATGTTTGT CAGCCAACCACAAATCTGGTACCTCAGCAACCAACCTCACAAAATCCAGCGAATGCAACTGCCCCTGCAAGCGATGCCTCCATCGGACAACAGCACCAAAGACCTGCTGAGGCGGAAAGGAAGCGGAGACCATCGAAcgcaggaggaagaggaagaggcggTGTGATGGCTCTCCCCAAGGGGAGAGGAAGCTCTGGGTCAGGATGGACGGGTGCTGGGTTTGAGACATGA